TCCCATATTAAAGAGCATCAAAGAAAAGCAAGGCATGAATATGAAGAAGACTGTAATTTTAGCAGAAAGACAGGGAGCATCTCCATCTCCTGGCTCAAAAAGACACAACTCCAGCGTTCCTGTTGTCACTGGGCGAAACGTTTCATCATCaaccaagaaagaaattgtACTTTCAAAACAGCTTTTATTACCTCTCAAGGTAAGATCAGATGCTGGTGAGAAGAAGTTGGTGGCACCACCAGCTCTTTCTTCATCAGTCAAGAGAGTCTTGATGCGACCAGTTGTTTCTGTGTTTTCCCAACATTCTGTTAAAGGAGTTTCTCAACTGAAGGGTCAAAGTGAAGTTGTAAAGGCTGAATACAAGCAACCTGGATGTCAGCATGTTTCAAAGAAGACTTTGCCTATCAGTGAATTAGATACCGATGAGAATAAAGCTATGAAACTTTCTCAAAATGGAACTCTCACAGCTGGATTGTCTGCACCTCCTGCTAAGAAGATCATGAGGCGCACTAAGAAAGGAATTCACTCCACTCATCTGCCTCCATCCTCTGAGAAGAAGTGCGTTAGACATATTAAAGATGGAACAACTCGCATTAGTCGAACACCCATATCTTCTTTGGCATCATCCAAGTCTTCCCGTAGCAGTGCCTACAGTGAATGCTATGTAACTGATCTTAAGAACAGTATTGCTGCAAACAAACTGCCATCTAAGACCAGGCCTAGGAAGGATGGAGTAGTTTCCACTACAGGTAAAGATTCCGCAGCCAGAAAGGTAAATTTTAGGTCAGGAACGGTGGTTGAACTTCAGCCTGAAAATAGAACTTCAAGGAGACTCATATTTAGGCGAAGATACCTTGGCGAAGGCCAAATTGGTGAAACTGCTGGTACCAGCAAGGACAACCTCAAGAGCAAAGAAGTTTGTGAAAATGAAGCTCATAGCGCAAAAATGGAATCGGAGAAAGTTGTTTTAGAACACCAAGAtatgcaagaaaagaaaattgtgcAGAGTTTGTTAAATAACATGATTGAGGAGACTGCAGTTAAGCTTGTCGAGAGCAGGAAGAGTAAGGTGAAAGCTCTGATTGGTGCTTTCGAAACTGTGATCTCTCTTCAGGATTCCAAAACCTCGTCAACAGTTGGAGCTTAATTTCCAATATCTGTTTATATATTTGAACATATATAACTGTGTTTGTATATAATAATCTTATTCATGAAAAACACGATAGAGATACAAATAATGGAGGTGACATGAGAGTGAGCGAACTCACAGAAAGGCAAAATTATCCATTGAGTTGAGCGAACGCTGACGAAATGCATTAATTCTCTTGTTAATGTTTTCATTGCTTTGTGAATGGGGcaatttttgcttttatttatatttattgttaaaTAGAGTTAGCATAAGAGCATTAATTGTGGGGTACTGTTTTTTCTTCAGTAAAAAAGAGTTCTATCTAATATGCTTCTGAATCCATGGCTTGCTTGGAATGAAGAACCCAATACATAGCTGACTGTTAGCATAACTACGTGCGTTAGTTTacttagaaaatagaaaatgttTCCAAAAATTCCATGGTCCAGCAgccattaaaatagaaaaacctaaaacaTGCACATACTTCTTCCATTAGCTTATTGTAATAGTAGAATTaccattttacttttttttttttatatataaatataagctATGTATTAGGATTGCATCTTATATGattcatttatcattttttatttgattggagacattttagtcatttaattttttcccaTAGTTTAACTAcctaattacttttaaaaataaaaaattattaatcttaACTCTAGGAgcgttttatgttttttttataataacaataaaatgactttaatgcccatagagttttttttttttttgcttatgttTAGGGGAGTTTTTATGTTTCTCacatggtttttatttatttattattatcatgttaGTTTAGGggtaattttaaacttaataaatataaatattattaaaaaatgacacATGTTAGCATGTGGGTGATCCCCTCGCCTATTGGGCAGCACATACGATGTCATCCGACGACCAAACCCCTCCTTTATGCTGGTGTTAGAATTGTCTCAGCATCCTGTGTGGCCAATGGCCATTATGTTTGACATGAACGacctctctttccttttattttctctgtcCTCCTTAATTTACACTCATGTTCCTTCAAAAATTTAAAGCAAccatttaatttgtaatttttttgcatttagtctctattcttttgattattatttattttatttgaaataatttataaaattagaattcttATTCAATCTCATccccctttaattttttcatctctcaaatttgattcttattttttttttattgctatttattttatttaaaatagttttttaaattgattatttttttacaattgcaTCCtccttcggtttttttttccctatcaaatttgatcttcattattttgattgctatttttttcccctttggcaatttatttaaattatatttttttatttcattcttaaacattaaattggttggaaattgagcttcttgatttagttgctgttgttgtttttttttttttttttttttaagtttcagaTTTTAGCATTTACTTAATTACATTATATGGAATTtcttactaattttaaaaatgacttgaGTTATCTtggttctatttattttttgttatttgttgaatttactttgaagtttttttttttaaattaagattttttttaatttatcctttaatattatattgattaagattgtttttttcagtttccatCCTTCaagattagagtttttttttttttttttttttttttttttatattgagcttcttgatttttttttcaattttttttctatttatttatcttggtTTCATTACTTAGACTatgagtttaacaagttaaattGAGTTAGTTCGAGTCCAGGATGTAGCGCGGGCCCACAAATCTAgttaactataaactaaaagaggaGGGGATTTTACTATACCTCTCCTCACACAACACTCTTTATTATAATAGTgctatgcttttcttttttctttgatttttttttcaatcaatgttatttttttttaaaatttcatcttttaatattaaatttatttatttattgagttatcACACTCTTATGGCATATATTGtgggttgatttattttttttttttctttttttgaattaaatttttatttttttccaattttataatttaatattggattgattgagaattagattttataatttgttttactttCTATCACGTTATTTCGGACTCATGATCCAGGAATAATACTTAACGAGTTAACCTAAGTtgactcaagttgttttttgtgtcctttttctaattgattttttttttcaattttatcattcaacacttaattagttgagaattgagcttcataatctgtcttgatttactttctatgaggatatcttggtctcatgatcAAGGTCatgagtttttgtatttttacctTGGttaaattgagttatttttttttctttctaagaagttatctcggtctcatgacCAAGGTCACGAGTCCTTTAacaatgaattttcttttttaatgagttGTTCTCATCTTATGACCTAGGTCGTGGCTTTGACGAATTAATCCAATTGACTCATTGTTTtcccttcaatttcatcatttaatgttgtgtttgattatgaattaggcttcataatttgttttggttttttttattaggttattccaATTTTATAACCCAAGAGTAGTGCTTAATAGGTTAAACTAAGttgatttatcttatttttatgtcattttttttaattaaagttttaaaaattttatcattaacaTTGGGTTTAAAAAGGGTAGTTAAGAATtgacttttataatttattttgatttactatCTATGAGGTTTATCTTAGTTTCATAACGAAAGTTGTACATTTAGCAGGTTAATCCGGggttatttatgttgttttaaaattattttttttctatgaggttatcttggtCTAAATGactcaggttatttttttatgtttttatttaatttatttttttaatatcatcctttaatattgaggTGCTGAGAttggaatttttaaatttttttcgatTTGCTTTTCATGAGGTTATCTCGGTCTTATGACCAATGTCGTGAGTTTGAAAGATGAACTAGGGTCATCTttttaggtcatttttttttatttgtttttttcaattttatccttcaacatttgagtaattaagaattagacttcataatttatttttatttgctttctataggttTATTATAGTCTCATAACCTAAGTTATAGATTTGACATATTTACCTAGGTGATCGAAGTCAATccaatatgttgttatcttaatatataaaaaaatatcatcttgaatttatttttagtcaaactatatttttataggtTGTATGGGTTGCTTTATCTACAAAGTCAACCGGGTTATAACGAGTCAAcacttatataattttaaataacttttctgttagaaaaaaaatattagcaatatctgaataattttttatattaaaaaaaaaatttaaccgaCCCATAACATAAAACGTATGAattatctatttctttttttaaaaaactcaaagggagagctttattacaaaataaagaaattgtgTAATGAATAAAAGACATTCATCGAGAAGAACATTCTAACCATAATTACTACTTTGTTCATAGATGCTAcataatgtttgtttttctttgttttggaaATTAGATAAAGGTTTAGGATAAATTTGGCCATTAGCACAATAAACGTAAAAATTCAACGGAATAATAttgtttgaaaatgatttaGAGAAATAACACACTTTTACCTTGTCGCACTTCAGAAGCACAACATTTACTAAATGCCACATTTTTAAAGCACGACAAGGTGAAAGTGTGCTATCATTTGTCTTAATTGGTCAACTGGTTCtgaaaataacaaggaaaatcTCAAAACTACCAAAATAGAGGGGCCTCAACAAGATTTTTGATATCTAAAGATTCAATAGTATGCATAGTGACATAATTGCTACTATAGGAACAATGACATCTGAAAACTCTTGTAAAAGTTTAAGCGCAATGTAATTGTCGAATCAAAAGTAATAGAcctttttgatttattattttggtCTAGTATAACCAAACCTTCTTTTGGACATAGACTTGCCTTAATGACCCATAAATACACATGCTACGTCATCCATACAATCTATTTATGACATATCCTCATTTAGTTATGGTTGACCTACACCTGGCTGCTCAGAATCACCTATTATCACAAGTCTGACCACATCGTTgacattgaaaaacaaagaacaattaCTGTGTGAATAATaactttttgagattttaattggaGTCTATTTTTTAGTCTACTAGTTGGACAAAGATTTATATTTTGACTCATAAAACATGTTTGGAAGAAaaagttcataaaattatggtttATATGTGAAACAGTCAATCGATTAAGCCAATAATTGAAAATTCACCTTGAAGCATGACATTTAGTAAATGTTGCTATTCTAAAGCACAACAAAGAAAAGTGTGCTATTTCACCAACTCTTTTTCAAACAGTGTTATTTTACCAATTTTTTAcgtttaacaaaaataaaaccataGGTTTTATGGCACACAATTAAGTGATTATTGATgtacaaattaaaaagagtaTAAAAATTTGTTTATGCTCAATTTGGAAgccaaatcaaatattagattcattaatataatattatatgagtattaaagataaattaagcctttattaatataaaaaatatatttatatgaatataataatgctacataaggttgttaaaatcgcgattcaactcgtaaaatcatacgtTTTTTACGAGTTAATATAGACTTTACGTGCTAAATCGTACATAAAACTCGGAAATGA
The sequence above is drawn from the Populus alba chromosome 15, ASM523922v2, whole genome shotgun sequence genome and encodes:
- the LOC118050475 gene encoding uncharacterized protein, with amino-acid sequence MIEKTNDVIRERSCMSTIPENGSVFPIHENESLIPENTEPEGGRIRRYSTGDITIPYTRVNILSRYLASSTGSCHDYCKYGTKHDSKMKTRNPILKSIKEKQGMNMKKTVILAERQGASPSPGSKRHNSSVPVVTGRNVSSSTKKEIVLSKQLLLPLKVRSDAGEKKLVAPPALSSSVKRVLMRPVVSVFSQHSVKGVSQLKGQSEVVKAEYKQPGCQHVSKKTLPISELDTDENKAMKLSQNGTLTAGLSAPPAKKIMRRTKKGIHSTHLPPSSEKKCVRHIKDGTTRISRTPISSLASSKSSRSSAYSECYVTDLKNSIAANKLPSKTRPRKDGVVSTTGKDSAARKVNFRSGTVVELQPENRTSRRLIFRRRYLGEGQIGETAGTSKDNLKSKEVCENEAHSAKMESEKVVLEHQDMQEKKIVQSLLNNMIEETAVKLVESRKSKVKALIGAFETVISLQDSKTSSTVGA